Proteins from one Pseudomonas sp. KBS0710 genomic window:
- a CDS encoding PLP-dependent aminotransferase family protein — translation MAVKTNIDMVSIMREGLSSGQGVKYKRLSDVMERGILEGLIEPGCKLPPHRVLSDNLGVTIGTISRAYGELERLGLVVARVGDGTFVRKRGMERQRDEGFRNVSEEPRQYFDMSRNMHIPGQETVFLAQSFQTLSTNAKFLQDISAYTPDAGLPRYREAGAQWLVQRDFHPIPEQVICVNGGQHGLLCAMMALLRAGDTVVTEQLTYPGLITAARMLGVRLIGLEMDDEGVLPGALDEVCRNHRVSALYCTPTIQNPTTAVLSVARREALAKVCREHNLLILEDEAHGVLVEDRPPPLSFFAPERTILISSLSKAVSAGLRVGYVHAPPALVSRISAALRSTCWMATPVTLELATQWIENGTAEYLLRQQINEISRRKALVRDLLVGLEYRTHLNSPHFWIEVPEPWRASEIEAELKQNNYLIATAEAFAVGQTAVPQFIRASICNTSGDDQLLREGFDALATALGQGGDRFQL, via the coding sequence ATGGCTGTCAAAACAAATATTGACATGGTGTCAATTATGCGTGAAGGGTTGTCCAGCGGTCAGGGCGTCAAGTACAAACGCCTGTCCGATGTGATGGAGCGGGGCATCCTTGAAGGCTTGATTGAGCCGGGGTGCAAACTGCCGCCCCATCGGGTTCTTTCCGATAACCTCGGCGTGACCATTGGCACCATCAGCCGCGCCTACGGCGAGCTGGAACGCTTGGGGCTGGTGGTGGCGCGTGTCGGTGACGGTACTTTCGTGCGCAAGCGTGGTATGGAACGCCAGCGCGATGAAGGCTTTCGCAACGTCAGCGAAGAGCCGCGCCAGTACTTCGATATGAGCCGCAACATGCACATTCCCGGGCAAGAGACGGTGTTCCTGGCCCAGAGCTTCCAAACCTTGTCGACCAACGCCAAGTTCCTCCAGGACATCAGCGCCTATACGCCGGACGCCGGTTTGCCGCGCTACCGCGAGGCCGGGGCGCAATGGCTGGTGCAGCGCGATTTTCATCCGATTCCCGAGCAGGTCATCTGCGTCAACGGCGGCCAGCATGGCCTGCTCTGCGCCATGATGGCGCTGTTGCGGGCGGGGGATACGGTGGTCACTGAGCAACTGACGTACCCAGGGCTTATCACTGCCGCACGGATGCTCGGTGTGCGGCTGATCGGCCTGGAAATGGATGACGAAGGCGTGCTGCCGGGGGCGCTGGATGAAGTCTGTCGTAATCACCGGGTTTCGGCGCTGTACTGCACGCCGACGATCCAGAACCCGACCACGGCCGTGCTATCGGTCGCACGCCGAGAAGCGCTGGCCAAGGTGTGCCGCGAGCATAATCTGCTGATTCTGGAGGACGAAGCCCACGGCGTGTTGGTGGAAGATCGCCCGCCACCACTGAGTTTTTTCGCCCCAGAGCGTACGATTTTGATCAGTAGCCTGAGCAAGGCGGTGTCTGCCGGGCTACGTGTGGGGTATGTGCATGCGCCACCGGCATTGGTCAGCCGTATTTCGGCGGCCTTGCGTTCGACCTGCTGGATGGCCACGCCGGTGACGCTGGAGCTGGCGACCCAGTGGATCGAAAACGGCACGGCGGAATACCTGCTGCGCCAGCAAATCAACGAGATCAGCCGGCGCAAAGCCCTGGTGCGCGACCTTTTGGTCGGTTTGGAGTACCGCACTCATCTCAACAGCCCGCACTTCTGGATTGAAGTACCTGAACCCTGGCGGGCGTCGGAAATCGAGGCAGAGCTCAAGCAGAATAATTACCTGATCGCCACCGCTGAGGCATTTGCCGTAGGGCAGACGGCGGTGCCGCAGTTTATTCGGGCGAGTATCTGTAATACGTCGGGCGATGATCAGTTACTGCGTGAGGGCTTTGATGCCCTGGCCACCGCGCTGGGGCAGGGCGGTGACAGGTTTCAGCTGTAA
- a CDS encoding pyruvate, water dikinase regulatory protein — protein sequence MKRSAFFISDGTGITAETLGQSLLAQFENITFAKFTRPYIDSVDKARAMVQQINLAAEKDGFRPIIFDTIVNQDIREILATSNGFMIDIFSTFLAPLEQELSEHSSYSVGKSHSIGHNSNYMERIEAVNFALDNDDGARTHYYDKADLILVGVSRCGKTPTCLYMAMQFGIRAANYPLTEDDMEHLTLPAALRAHSHKLFGLTIDPDRLTAIRNERKPNSRYSSYAQCEFEVREVENLFRRENIAHINSTHFSVEEISAKILVEKGVERRFK from the coding sequence ATGAAACGATCTGCTTTCTTTATCTCCGACGGCACCGGCATCACAGCCGAAACATTGGGTCAGAGCCTGCTCGCGCAGTTCGAAAACATTACCTTCGCCAAATTTACGCGGCCGTATATAGACAGCGTGGATAAAGCGCGGGCCATGGTACAACAAATCAATCTGGCGGCTGAAAAAGACGGTTTTCGCCCGATCATTTTCGACACCATCGTCAATCAAGATATTCGTGAGATCCTGGCAACCTCCAATGGTTTCATGATCGACATCTTCTCCACGTTCCTGGCGCCATTGGAACAGGAGCTGAGTGAACATTCCTCCTACTCCGTGGGCAAGTCCCATTCCATTGGCCACAACTCCAACTATATGGAGCGTATCGAGGCGGTGAACTTCGCTCTCGACAACGATGACGGCGCCCGCACCCACTACTATGACAAGGCCGACCTGATCCTGGTGGGCGTGTCGCGCTGCGGCAAGACCCCGACATGCCTGTACATGGCCATGCAATTCGGTATTCGCGCGGCCAACTACCCGCTCACCGAGGACGACATGGAGCACCTGACGCTGCCTGCCGCCCTGCGTGCGCATTCGCACAAGCTGTTCGGCCTGACCATCGACCCGGACCGCCTCACCGCCATCCGCAACGAGCGCAAGCCCAACAGCCGCTACTCCAGCTATGCCCAGTGCGAATTCGAAGTGCGCGAAGTGGAAAACCTGTTCCGTCGCGAGAATATTGCGCACATCAATTCCACGCATTTTTCGGTGGAAGAGATCTCGGCGAAGATTCTGGTGGAGAAAGGCGTGGAGCGGCGCTTCAAATAG
- the ppsA gene encoding phosphoenolpyruvate synthase — protein MVEYVVSLDKLGVHDVEHVGGKNASLGEMISNLAGAGVSVPGGFATTAQAYRDFLELSGLNAQIHAALDALDVDDVNALAKTGSQIRQWIMDAEFPEKLNEEIRTAFAALSAGNPDMAVAVRSSATAEDLPDASFAGQQETFLNIRGVENVIRAAKEVFASLFNDRAISYRVHQGFDHKLVALSAGVQRMVRSETGTAGVMFTLDTESGFRDVVFITGAYGLGETVVQGAVNPDEFYVHKHTLEAGRPAILRRNLGSKAIKMIYGDEAKAGRSVKTVEVDKAERARFCLTDAEVSELAKQAMIIEKHYKCPMDIEWAKDGDDGKLYIVQARPETVKSRTSANVMERYLLKETGTVLVEGRAIGQRIGAGKVRIIKDVSEMDKVQPGDVLVSDMTDPDWEPVMKRASAIVTNRGGRTCHAAIIARELGIPAVVGCGNATQLLKDGQGVTVSCAEGDTGFIFEGELGFDIKQNSIDAMPDLPFKIMMNVGNPDRAFDFAQLPNAGVGLARLEFIINRMIGVHPKALLNYDGLPLEIKESVDKRIAGYNDPVGFYVEKLVEGISTLAAAFYPKKVIVRLSDFKSNEYANLIGGKLYEPEEENPMLGFRGASRYISEAFRDCFELECRALKRVRNEMGLTNVEIMVPFVRTLGEASQVVDLLAENGLSRGENGLRVIMMCELPSNAILAEEFLEFFDGFSIGSNDLTQLTLGLDRDSGIIAHLFDERNPAVKKLLANAIQACNKAGKYIGICGQGPSDHPDLAKWLMEQGIESVSLNPDSVLETWFFLAEGQASA, from the coding sequence TTGGTAGAGTACGTAGTTTCCCTCGATAAGCTCGGCGTCCATGATGTAGAGCATGTGGGGGGCAAGAACGCATCCCTCGGCGAGATGATCAGTAATCTTGCAGGCGCTGGAGTCTCGGTGCCCGGTGGTTTCGCCACCACGGCCCAGGCTTACCGCGATTTCCTCGAGCTGAGCGGCCTCAACGCCCAGATCCACGCCGCGCTGGACGCCCTGGACGTCGATGACGTCAACGCCCTGGCGAAAACCGGCAGCCAGATCCGCCAATGGATCATGGACGCCGAGTTCCCCGAGAAGCTCAACGAAGAAATTCGCACCGCCTTCGCGGCACTGTCGGCCGGCAACCCTGACATGGCTGTTGCCGTACGCTCCTCGGCCACCGCCGAAGACTTGCCGGACGCCTCTTTCGCTGGCCAGCAGGAAACCTTCCTGAACATCCGCGGCGTTGAAAACGTGATCCGCGCCGCCAAGGAAGTGTTTGCCTCGCTGTTCAATGACCGCGCTATTTCCTACCGCGTACACCAGGGTTTCGACCACAAGCTGGTGGCTTTGTCTGCCGGTGTGCAGCGCATGGTGCGTTCGGAAACCGGCACCGCCGGCGTGATGTTCACCCTCGATACCGAATCGGGCTTCCGTGACGTGGTGTTTATCACCGGCGCCTACGGCCTGGGTGAAACCGTCGTACAAGGCGCGGTTAACCCTGACGAGTTCTACGTCCACAAACACACCCTAGAGGCCGGCCGCCCGGCCATCCTGCGCCGCAACCTGGGCAGCAAGGCTATCAAGATGATCTACGGCGACGAGGCCAAGGCCGGTCGCTCGGTGAAAACCGTTGAAGTCGACAAGGCCGAACGCGCGCGTTTCTGCCTGACCGACGCTGAAGTCAGCGAACTGGCCAAACAAGCGATGATCATCGAAAAGCACTACAAGTGCCCGATGGACATCGAGTGGGCCAAAGACGGTGACGACGGCAAGCTGTACATTGTGCAAGCGCGTCCGGAAACCGTGAAGAGCCGCACTTCGGCCAACGTAATGGAACGCTACCTGTTGAAAGAAACCGGCACTGTGCTGGTGGAAGGCCGTGCCATCGGCCAGCGCATCGGCGCCGGCAAAGTGCGGATCATCAAGGACGTGTCCGAAATGGACAAAGTCCAGCCCGGTGACGTGCTGGTCTCCGACATGACCGACCCGGACTGGGAACCGGTTATGAAGCGCGCCAGCGCCATCGTCACCAACCGTGGCGGGCGTACCTGCCACGCGGCGATCATCGCCCGTGAGCTGGGGATTCCCGCAGTCGTCGGTTGCGGCAACGCCACCCAACTGTTGAAAGACGGCCAGGGTGTGACTGTGTCCTGTGCCGAAGGTGACACCGGCTTCATCTTTGAAGGTGAACTGGGCTTCGATATCAAGCAAAACTCCATCGATGCGATGCCGGACCTGCCGTTCAAGATCATGATGAACGTCGGTAACCCCGACCGTGCGTTCGATTTCGCGCAGTTGCCGAACGCCGGTGTGGGCTTGGCCCGCCTCGAGTTCATCATCAACCGCATGATCGGCGTACACCCCAAGGCGCTGTTGAATTACGACGGCCTGCCGCTGGAAATCAAGGAAAGCGTCGACAAGCGCATCGCCGGCTACAACGACCCAGTGGGTTTCTACGTCGAGAAGCTGGTTGAAGGCATCAGCACCCTGGCGGCGGCGTTCTACCCGAAAAAGGTCATCGTGCGCCTGTCGGACTTCAAGTCCAACGAATACGCCAACCTGATCGGCGGCAAGCTCTACGAGCCCGAAGAAGAAAACCCGATGCTGGGCTTCCGCGGCGCTTCGCGTTACATCAGCGAAGCCTTCCGTGACTGCTTTGAGCTGGAATGCCGTGCCCTCAAGCGCGTGCGCAACGAGATGGGCCTGACCAACGTCGAGATCATGGTGCCGTTTGTACGCACCCTGGGCGAAGCGAGCCAAGTCGTCGACCTGCTGGCTGAAAACGGCTTGTCCCGCGGCGAAAATGGCCTGCGCGTGATCATGATGTGCGAACTGCCGTCCAACGCCATTCTGGCCGAGGAGTTCCTGGAGTTCTTCGACGGCTTCTCCATCGGTTCCAACGACCTGACCCAGCTGACCCTGGGCCTGGACCGTGACTCGGGGATCATCGCGCACCTGTTTGATGAGCGTAACCCTGCGGTCAAGAAACTGCTGGCCAACGCCATCCAGGCCTGTAACAAGGCCGGCAAGTACATCGGCATCTGCGGCCAAGGCCCTTCCGACCACCCGGACCTGGCTAAATGGCTGATGGAGCAGGGTATCGAAAGTGTCTCGCTGAACCCCGACTCCGTGCTGGAAACCTGGTTCTTCCTGGCGGAAGGCCAAGCGTCCGCTTAA
- a CDS encoding alpha/beta fold hydrolase yields MQSSSNLFPVALISAERRGDLSEDVYRLKPGNSPDGTVELAVTRLGQADVPENRGTPVILLHGSFSNRRFWYSPKGIGLGAYLARQGFDVWIPEMRGHGLSKRNQDYARNRVADYARYDLPAIGAFVREQSAQIPHWIGHSLGGTALAAALGGQHLGAPAVASVALFGCQVSRTHWPLKIPPLEWTGRLLLKRFGEVSGVRLKRGPEDEPAGVMIEAMRWNGLFGRFGEGKQDWWKGLAGVDVPLLAVSAAGDQQDPDWACRKLFEQVGSEHRQYLCLGRKQGFSGDFGHVEMLVSKAAQTEVWPLVAQWLKDPLTPLLAAEPQVAATV; encoded by the coding sequence ATGCAAAGCAGCAGCAACCTATTTCCCGTCGCCTTGATCAGTGCTGAACGTCGTGGCGACCTGAGTGAAGATGTGTACCGCCTCAAACCTGGCAACAGCCCCGACGGCACCGTCGAGCTGGCTGTGACCCGTTTAGGCCAGGCGGATGTCCCGGAAAACCGGGGCACGCCGGTTATTTTATTGCACGGCAGTTTTTCCAATCGGCGCTTCTGGTATTCGCCCAAAGGGATCGGCCTGGGCGCTTACCTGGCGCGTCAGGGATTTGATGTGTGGATCCCGGAAATGCGCGGCCACGGCCTGTCCAAGCGCAATCAGGATTACGCCAGAAACCGCGTCGCCGATTATGCGCGATACGATTTGCCGGCGATCGGCGCGTTTGTGCGTGAGCAAAGCGCACAAATACCGCACTGGATCGGCCATTCCCTGGGCGGCACCGCCTTGGCAGCGGCCTTGGGCGGTCAGCACCTTGGCGCGCCAGCCGTGGCGTCGGTGGCACTGTTTGGTTGCCAGGTCAGCCGCACCCACTGGCCGCTGAAAATTCCGCCGCTGGAATGGACCGGCCGTTTGCTCTTGAAACGTTTTGGTGAAGTATCCGGCGTACGGCTAAAACGCGGCCCCGAGGACGAGCCGGCGGGGGTGATGATCGAAGCGATGCGCTGGAACGGCCTGTTCGGTCGTTTTGGCGAGGGTAAGCAGGACTGGTGGAAGGGGCTGGCGGGTGTGGACGTGCCGCTGTTGGCCGTCAGCGCTGCTGGCGATCAACAGGACCCGGACTGGGCCTGTCGAAAGTTGTTCGAACAAGTCGGCTCTGAACATCGCCAATACCTGTGCCTGGGGCGCAAGCAAGGCTTCAGCGGGGATTTCGGGCACGTCGAGATGCTCGTCAGCAAGGCCGCGCAGACTGAAGTGTGGCCGTTGGTGGCGCAGTGGCTGAAAGATCCTTTGACACCTTTATTGGCGGCAGAGCCGCAGGTAGCGGCAACGGTCTAG
- the rraA gene encoding ribonuclease E activity regulator RraA, giving the protein MHYVTPDLCDAYPELVQVVEPMFSNFGGRDSFGGEIVTIKCFEDNSLVKEQADQPGAGKVLVVDGGGSLRRALLGDMIAEKAAKNGWEGLVIYGCVRDVDVLAQTDLGVQALAPHPMKTDKRGIGDLNVVVTFAGVTFRPGEYVYADNNGVIVSPSPLKMPE; this is encoded by the coding sequence ATTCATTACGTGACGCCCGATCTGTGCGACGCCTACCCGGAGCTGGTGCAGGTAGTTGAGCCGATGTTCAGTAATTTCGGTGGCCGAGACTCCTTTGGCGGTGAAATCGTCACCATCAAGTGCTTCGAAGACAATTCGCTGGTCAAGGAACAGGCCGACCAACCGGGCGCTGGCAAGGTGCTGGTGGTCGACGGTGGCGGCTCCCTGCGTCGCGCGCTGCTGGGTGACATGATCGCCGAGAAAGCCGCAAAAAATGGTTGGGAAGGCTTGGTGATCTACGGTTGCGTGCGTGATGTCGACGTCCTCGCCCAGACTGACCTGGGTGTGCAGGCGTTGGCGCCTCACCCGATGAAGACCGACAAACGCGGCATTGGCGACCTGAACGTGGTGGTGACGTTTGCCGGCGTGACATTCCGCCCTGGTGAGTACGTCTACGCCGACAATAATGGCGTGATCGTTTCGCCAAGCCCGTTGAAAATGCCTGAATAA
- a CDS encoding zinc transporter ZntB, with translation MFEEENAQWGLVHALVLDGKGGARSIARTELDDLQLQPQESLWLHWDRSHPQTQTWLRKSSGLSEFACDLLLEENTRPRLLPLPDSELLLFLRGVNLNPGAEPEDMVSVRIFAAASRVISLRLRPLRATDELLVQLAEGKGPKTASELILYMAQYLTNKVQDLVTDLSEVVDLEEEKLDADERYTPEHGNVLQIRRRAAGLKRFLAPQRDIFAQLTRIKLAWFCDDDADYWNELNNSLTRYLEELELTRERVGLVLEAEDRRLSVRMNRTMYRFGIITGIFLPMSFLTGLLGINVGGIPFSASPYGFVIACLLMVSVALGQWWLFRRLRWV, from the coding sequence ATGTTCGAGGAAGAAAACGCGCAATGGGGGCTGGTGCATGCCCTGGTGCTGGACGGTAAAGGCGGTGCGCGTTCGATTGCCCGGACTGAGCTCGACGACTTGCAACTGCAGCCCCAGGAAAGCCTGTGGCTGCATTGGGATCGCAGCCATCCACAGACCCAGACCTGGTTGCGTAAATCCAGCGGTTTGAGCGAATTCGCCTGCGACTTGTTGCTGGAGGAGAACACCCGCCCGCGCCTGCTGCCGCTGCCGGACAGCGAATTGCTGCTGTTTCTGCGCGGGGTCAACCTCAACCCGGGCGCCGAGCCGGAAGACATGGTCTCGGTGCGTATTTTTGCGGCAGCCAGCCGCGTGATTTCCCTGCGCTTACGCCCATTGCGGGCTACCGATGAGCTGCTGGTGCAACTGGCTGAGGGCAAAGGGCCAAAAACCGCTTCTGAACTCATCCTTTATATGGCGCAGTACCTGACCAATAAAGTGCAGGATTTGGTCACCGACCTGTCCGAAGTCGTCGATTTAGAGGAAGAAAAACTCGATGCCGACGAACGGTACACCCCGGAGCACGGCAACGTTTTGCAGATCCGTCGAAGGGCTGCCGGATTGAAGCGTTTCCTGGCGCCACAGCGGGATATTTTTGCCCAGCTGACGCGGATCAAATTAGCGTGGTTTTGTGACGACGATGCTGACTACTGGAACGAATTGAACAACAGCCTGACCCGCTACCTGGAAGAGCTCGAACTGACCCGAGAGCGCGTAGGGCTGGTGCTTGAGGCCGAAGACCGGCGCTTGAGCGTACGCATGAATCGCACCATGTACCGCTTCGGGATCATCACCGGGATCTTCTTGCCGATGAGTTTTCTGACCGGTTTGCTGGGTATAAATGTGGGCGGAATTCCGTTCTCTGCCAGCCCCTATGGTTTCGTGATTGCCTGCTTGTTGATGGTCTCGGTAGCACTGGGGCAATGGTGGCTATTTCGACGATTGCGCTGGGTTTGA
- a CDS encoding mechanosensitive ion channel domain-containing protein, producing MELDLWTQSLVTAMTALWTKVANFIPNLFGALVLVLLGFVVAKLLDTLLSKLLAKLGLDRLMAGTGLTKLLGRAGLQVPISTLIGKIVYWFVLLIFLVSAAQSLGLERVSATLDMLALYLPKVFGGALVLLVGVLLAQLANGLVRGAAEGVGLDYAAGLGRIAQGLVIIISISVAISQLEVKTDLLNHVIVIVLITVGLAVALAMGLGSREIAGQILAGIYVRELYQVGQQVRVGEVEGQIEEIGTVKTTVLTDDGELVSLSNRILLEQQVSSR from the coding sequence ATGGAACTTGATCTCTGGACCCAGAGCCTGGTCACCGCGATGACCGCATTGTGGACCAAGGTGGCGAATTTCATTCCCAACCTGTTTGGTGCCCTGGTTTTGGTGTTGCTGGGCTTTGTCGTGGCCAAGTTGCTCGACACCCTGCTGTCCAAGTTGCTTGCAAAACTGGGGCTGGACCGCTTGATGGCTGGCACCGGCCTGACCAAGCTGCTGGGCCGCGCCGGGCTGCAAGTGCCGATCTCAACGCTCATCGGCAAGATCGTTTATTGGTTTGTTCTGCTTATTTTTCTGGTTTCTGCGGCTCAATCCCTTGGACTTGAGCGAGTTTCAGCTACGCTCGACATGCTGGCGCTGTATTTGCCGAAGGTTTTCGGCGGCGCGCTGGTGTTGCTGGTAGGTGTATTACTGGCGCAACTGGCCAACGGGCTGGTGCGCGGTGCTGCTGAAGGCGTCGGGCTGGACTATGCTGCGGGCCTGGGGCGAATCGCCCAGGGGCTGGTGATCATCATCAGTATTTCCGTCGCGATCAGCCAGTTGGAGGTCAAAACTGACCTTCTGAACCACGTGATTGTGATTGTTTTGATTACCGTTGGTCTGGCAGTTGCGCTGGCCATGGGTTTGGGAAGCCGGGAAATTGCCGGCCAGATTCTTGCGGGAATCTATGTGCGTGAGCTGTATCAGGTTGGGCAACAGGTGCGTGTGGGCGAGGTCGAAGGGCAAATCGAGGAGATCGGCACGGTCAAGACGACGGTGCTGACCGATGACGGTGAGCTGGTATCGCTGTCCAATCGGATTCTCCTCGAGCAGCAGGTCAGTAGCCGCTAA
- the sigX gene encoding RNA polymerase sigma factor SigX gives MNKAQTLSTRYDPRELSDEELVARSHTELFHVTRAYEELMRRYQRTLFNVCSRYLGNDRDADDVCQEVMLKVLYGLKNFEGKSKFKTWLYSITYNECITQYRKERRKRRLMDALSLDPLEEASEEKAPVPEEKAGLDRWLVHVNPIDREILVLRFVAELEFQEIADIMHMGLSATKMRYKRALDKLREKFAGETET, from the coding sequence TTGAATAAAGCCCAAACGCTGTCCACGCGCTATGACCCCCGTGAGCTCTCTGATGAGGAGTTGGTCGCGCGCTCGCACACGGAGCTGTTTCACGTAACACGCGCGTACGAAGAATTGATGCGCAGATATCAACGCACTCTGTTCAACGTTTGTTCAAGGTATTTAGGGAACGATAGAGATGCGGATGATGTCTGTCAGGAAGTGATGCTCAAGGTGCTATACGGCCTGAAGAACTTTGAGGGAAAATCGAAGTTCAAGACATGGCTCTATAGCATCACGTACAACGAGTGCATCACGCAGTATCGTAAGGAACGGCGAAAGCGTCGCTTGATGGACGCTTTGAGTCTGGACCCCCTTGAGGAAGCGTCTGAAGAAAAGGCGCCGGTACCCGAGGAAAAGGCCGGACTTGATCGCTGGTTGGTGCATGTGAATCCGATTGACCGGGAAATTTTGGTGCTACGATTTGTCGCAGAGCTGGAGTTTCAGGAAATTGCTGACATCATGCACATGGGTTTGAGTGCTACAAAAATGCGTTACAAGCGTGCTCTTGATAAATTACGTGAGAAATTTGCGGGCGAGACTGAAACTTAG
- a CDS encoding OmpA family protein, which produces MKLKNTLGFAIGSLIAATSFGALAQGQGAVEGQLFYKKQYNDSVKHIEDGFNPGASIGYFLTDDVSINLNYDTTNHTRSNDGTGSQKIKGDTGSVTAQYHFGQAGVDSLRPYVEGGFGHQSRTNVEADGHKGRDQTTLAIAGAGVKYYFTNNLFARAGVEADYGIDNGKWDYSALVGLGVNFGGNAGAVAPAPTPAPAPEPTPEPEAPVAQVVRVELDVKFDFDKSVVKPNSYGDVKNLADFMAQYPATSVEVAGHTDSIGPDAYNQKLSQRRADAVKQILVKDGVASSRVHAVGYGESRPVADNATEAGRAVNRRVEASVEAQAAQ; this is translated from the coding sequence ATGAAACTGAAAAACACCTTGGGCTTTGCCATTGGTTCTCTTATTGCGGCCACTTCTTTCGGCGCTCTGGCACAAGGCCAAGGCGCAGTTGAAGGCCAGCTGTTCTACAAGAAGCAGTACAACGATAGCGTTAAGCACATCGAAGACGGCTTCAACCCTGGCGCTAGCATCGGTTACTTCTTGACCGACGACGTGTCGATCAACCTGAACTACGACACCACCAACCACACCCGTTCGAACGACGGTACTGGTTCCCAGAAGATCAAAGGTGACACTGGCAGCGTGACTGCTCAGTACCACTTCGGTCAGGCCGGTGTTGATTCCCTGCGTCCATACGTAGAAGGTGGTTTCGGTCACCAGAGCCGTACCAACGTTGAAGCTGATGGCCACAAAGGTCGCGACCAGACCACTCTGGCAATCGCTGGCGCTGGCGTGAAGTACTACTTCACCAACAACCTGTTCGCTCGTGCTGGCGTTGAAGCTGACTACGGCATCGACAACGGCAAGTGGGACTACTCCGCACTGGTTGGCCTGGGTGTGAACTTCGGCGGCAACGCTGGCGCAGTCGCTCCAGCTCCTACTCCAGCACCAGCTCCAGAGCCAACTCCAGAGCCAGAAGCTCCAGTTGCTCAGGTTGTTCGTGTTGAGCTGGACGTTAAGTTCGACTTCGACAAGTCCGTTGTTAAGCCTAACAGCTACGGCGACGTGAAAAACCTGGCCGACTTCATGGCTCAGTACCCAGCTACCAGCGTAGAAGTTGCTGGTCACACTGACTCCATCGGTCCAGACGCTTACAACCAGAAGCTGTCCCAGCGTCGTGCTGACGCTGTTAAGCAAATCCTGGTTAAAGACGGCGTTGCTTCTAGCCGCGTACACGCAGTAGGTTACGGCGAATCCCGCCCAGTTGCTGACAACGCAACTGAAGCTGGTCGCGCTGTTAACCGTCGTGTAGAAGCGTCGGTTGAAGCTCAAGCTGCTCAGTAA
- the cobA gene encoding uroporphyrinogen-III C-methyltransferase translates to MSAKVWLVGAGPGDPELLTLKAVRALHAADVVLIDDLVNPVVLEHCPHARVVTVGKRGGCRSTPQDFIHRLMLRYARQGKCVVRLKGGDPCIFGRGGEEAMWLREHGIEVELVNGITAGLAGATNCDIPLTLRGVSRGVTLVTAHTQDDSSLNWRALAEGGTTLVVYMGVAKLEEIRQQLLEGAMAADMPVAMIENASLPQQRECRSTLAHMHTDAQVFALKSPAILVIGNVAGAEQAACIAVSASA, encoded by the coding sequence ATGAGCGCAAAAGTCTGGCTGGTAGGCGCAGGCCCCGGTGATCCGGAGCTGCTGACGCTCAAGGCGGTACGCGCCCTGCACGCAGCCGATGTGGTACTGATCGATGACCTGGTCAACCCGGTGGTGCTCGAACACTGCCCGCACGCTCGTGTGGTCACCGTGGGCAAGCGCGGTGGGTGCCGGTCTACACCTCAGGATTTTATCCACCGCCTGATGCTGCGCTATGCGCGCCAGGGCAAATGCGTGGTGCGACTCAAAGGCGGCGATCCGTGTATTTTCGGCCGGGGTGGCGAAGAAGCAATGTGGTTGCGTGAACACGGGATTGAGGTGGAATTGGTCAACGGGATTACCGCGGGCCTGGCGGGTGCAACGAACTGCGATATTCCCCTGACGCTGCGCGGGGTCAGTCGCGGCGTCACGCTGGTCACCGCGCATACCCAGGACGATAGCAGCCTTAACTGGCGCGCACTCGCCGAGGGCGGTACGACACTGGTGGTGTATATGGGCGTAGCGAAGCTGGAGGAGATTCGTCAGCAATTGCTGGAGGGCGCAATGGCAGCGGATATGCCGGTGGCGATGATCGAGAACGCCTCATTGCCTCAGCAACGCGAGTGCCGCAGCACTCTGGCGCACATGCATACCGATGCACAGGTATTTGCTCTGAAAAGCCCGGCGATCCTGGTGATCGGCAATGTTGCTGGCGCAGAGCAAGCCGCCTGCATTGCCGTGTCAGCCAGCGCCTAA